The Callospermophilus lateralis isolate mCalLat2 chromosome 3, mCalLat2.hap1, whole genome shotgun sequence genome has a segment encoding these proteins:
- the Stx16 gene encoding syntaxin-16 isoform X3 produces the protein MATRRLTDAFLLLRNNSIQNRQLLAEQLADDRMALVSGISLDPEAAIGVTKRSPPKWVDGVDEIQYDVGRIKQKMKELASLHDKHLNRPTLDDSSEEEHAIEITTQEITQLFHRCQRAVQALPSRARRACSEQEERLLRNVVASLAQALQELSTSFRHAQSGYLKRMKNREERSQHFFDTSVPLMDDGDDNTLYDRGFTDDQLVLVEQNTLMVEERERDIRQIVQSISDLNEIFRDLGAMIVEQGTVLDRIDYNVEQSCIKTEDGLKQLHKAEQYQKKNRKMLVILILFVVTIVLIVVLVGVKSR, from the exons ATGGCCACCAGGCGTTTAACCGACGCTTTCTTGTTGTTGCGGAATAATTCCATCCAAAACCGGCAGCTGTTAGCCGAGCAA CTTGCTGATGACCGTATGGCACTGGTGTCAGGCATTAGCTTAGACCCAGAAGCAGCAATTGGTGTGACAAAGAGGTCACCTCCGAAATGGGTGGATGGAGTGGATGAA ATACAATACGATGTTGGCCGGATTAAACAGAAGATGAAGGAATTAGCCAGCCTTCACGATAAGCATTTAAACAGACCCACCCTGGATGACAGCAGTGAGGAGGAACACGCCATTGAAATAACCACCCAAGAGATCACacag ctttTCCACAGGTGCCAGCGTGCTGTGCAGGCCCTGCCCAGCCGGGCCCGCAGGGCCTGCTCGGAGCAGGAGGAGCGGCTGCTGCGCAATGTGGTTGCCTCCCTGGCACAGGCCCTGCAGGAGCTGTCCACCAGCTTCCGGCATGCACAGTCGGGCTACCTCAAAC GCATGAAGAATCGAGAGGAAAGATCCCAGCATTTTTTTGATACATCAGTACCACTAATGGATGATGGAGACGATAATACTCTGTATGATCGG GGCTTCACAGACGACCAGCTGGTGCTGGTGGAGCAGAACACGCTGATGGTGGAGGAGCGGGAGCGAGATATACGTCAGATCGTGCAGTCCATCTCTGACCTCAATGAGATCTTTAGGGACTTAGGAGCCATGATTGTAGAACAG GGTACGGTCCTTGATAGAATTGACTATAATGTTGAACAGTCCTGTATCAAAACCGAAGATGGCTTGAAACAGCTTCACAAG GCAGAGCAGTACCAAAAGAAGAATCGGAAGATGTTGGTGATCCTGATACTCTTTGTCGTCACCATCGTCCTCATTGTTGTCCTCGTGGGTGTGAAGTCTCGCTAG
- the Stx16 gene encoding syntaxin-16 isoform X1 — protein sequence MATRRLTDAFLLLRNNSIQNRQLLAEQVSSHTTSSPLHSRSIAALADDRMALVSGISLDPEAAIGVTKRSPPKWVDGVDEIQYDVGRIKQKMKELASLHDKHLNRPTLDDSSEEEHAIEITTQEITQLFHRCQRAVQALPSRARRACSEQEERLLRNVVASLAQALQELSTSFRHAQSGYLKRMKNREERSQHFFDTSVPLMDDGDDNTLYDRGFTDDQLVLVEQNTLMVEERERDIRQIVQSISDLNEIFRDLGAMIVEQGTVLDRIDYNVEQSCIKTEDGLKQLHKAEQYQKKNRKMLVILILFVVTIVLIVVLVGVKSR from the exons ATGGCCACCAGGCGTTTAACCGACGCTTTCTTGTTGTTGCGGAATAATTCCATCCAAAACCGGCAGCTGTTAGCCGAGCAAGTGAGTAGTCACACCACCTCCAGCCCTCTGCATTCACGTAGCATTGCTGCG CTTGCTGATGACCGTATGGCACTGGTGTCAGGCATTAGCTTAGACCCAGAAGCAGCAATTGGTGTGACAAAGAGGTCACCTCCGAAATGGGTGGATGGAGTGGATGAA ATACAATACGATGTTGGCCGGATTAAACAGAAGATGAAGGAATTAGCCAGCCTTCACGATAAGCATTTAAACAGACCCACCCTGGATGACAGCAGTGAGGAGGAACACGCCATTGAAATAACCACCCAAGAGATCACacag ctttTCCACAGGTGCCAGCGTGCTGTGCAGGCCCTGCCCAGCCGGGCCCGCAGGGCCTGCTCGGAGCAGGAGGAGCGGCTGCTGCGCAATGTGGTTGCCTCCCTGGCACAGGCCCTGCAGGAGCTGTCCACCAGCTTCCGGCATGCACAGTCGGGCTACCTCAAAC GCATGAAGAATCGAGAGGAAAGATCCCAGCATTTTTTTGATACATCAGTACCACTAATGGATGATGGAGACGATAATACTCTGTATGATCGG GGCTTCACAGACGACCAGCTGGTGCTGGTGGAGCAGAACACGCTGATGGTGGAGGAGCGGGAGCGAGATATACGTCAGATCGTGCAGTCCATCTCTGACCTCAATGAGATCTTTAGGGACTTAGGAGCCATGATTGTAGAACAG GGTACGGTCCTTGATAGAATTGACTATAATGTTGAACAGTCCTGTATCAAAACCGAAGATGGCTTGAAACAGCTTCACAAG GCAGAGCAGTACCAAAAGAAGAATCGGAAGATGTTGGTGATCCTGATACTCTTTGTCGTCACCATCGTCCTCATTGTTGTCCTCGTGGGTGTGAAGTCTCGCTAG
- the Stx16 gene encoding syntaxin-16 isoform X2 encodes MATRRLTDAFLLLRNNSIQNRQLLAEQELDELADDRMALVSGISLDPEAAIGVTKRSPPKWVDGVDEIQYDVGRIKQKMKELASLHDKHLNRPTLDDSSEEEHAIEITTQEITQLFHRCQRAVQALPSRARRACSEQEERLLRNVVASLAQALQELSTSFRHAQSGYLKRMKNREERSQHFFDTSVPLMDDGDDNTLYDRGFTDDQLVLVEQNTLMVEERERDIRQIVQSISDLNEIFRDLGAMIVEQGTVLDRIDYNVEQSCIKTEDGLKQLHKAEQYQKKNRKMLVILILFVVTIVLIVVLVGVKSR; translated from the exons ATGGCCACCAGGCGTTTAACCGACGCTTTCTTGTTGTTGCGGAATAATTCCATCCAAAACCGGCAGCTGTTAGCCGAGCAA GAGCTGGATGAG CTTGCTGATGACCGTATGGCACTGGTGTCAGGCATTAGCTTAGACCCAGAAGCAGCAATTGGTGTGACAAAGAGGTCACCTCCGAAATGGGTGGATGGAGTGGATGAA ATACAATACGATGTTGGCCGGATTAAACAGAAGATGAAGGAATTAGCCAGCCTTCACGATAAGCATTTAAACAGACCCACCCTGGATGACAGCAGTGAGGAGGAACACGCCATTGAAATAACCACCCAAGAGATCACacag ctttTCCACAGGTGCCAGCGTGCTGTGCAGGCCCTGCCCAGCCGGGCCCGCAGGGCCTGCTCGGAGCAGGAGGAGCGGCTGCTGCGCAATGTGGTTGCCTCCCTGGCACAGGCCCTGCAGGAGCTGTCCACCAGCTTCCGGCATGCACAGTCGGGCTACCTCAAAC GCATGAAGAATCGAGAGGAAAGATCCCAGCATTTTTTTGATACATCAGTACCACTAATGGATGATGGAGACGATAATACTCTGTATGATCGG GGCTTCACAGACGACCAGCTGGTGCTGGTGGAGCAGAACACGCTGATGGTGGAGGAGCGGGAGCGAGATATACGTCAGATCGTGCAGTCCATCTCTGACCTCAATGAGATCTTTAGGGACTTAGGAGCCATGATTGTAGAACAG GGTACGGTCCTTGATAGAATTGACTATAATGTTGAACAGTCCTGTATCAAAACCGAAGATGGCTTGAAACAGCTTCACAAG GCAGAGCAGTACCAAAAGAAGAATCGGAAGATGTTGGTGATCCTGATACTCTTTGTCGTCACCATCGTCCTCATTGTTGTCCTCGTGGGTGTGAAGTCTCGCTAG
- the Stx16 gene encoding syntaxin-16 isoform X4: MHEKIGKQFQILSVKSKFIIQLADDRMALVSGISLDPEAAIGVTKRSPPKWVDGVDEIQYDVGRIKQKMKELASLHDKHLNRPTLDDSSEEEHAIEITTQEITQLFHRCQRAVQALPSRARRACSEQEERLLRNVVASLAQALQELSTSFRHAQSGYLKRMKNREERSQHFFDTSVPLMDDGDDNTLYDRGFTDDQLVLVEQNTLMVEERERDIRQIVQSISDLNEIFRDLGAMIVEQGTVLDRIDYNVEQSCIKTEDGLKQLHKAEQYQKKNRKMLVILILFVVTIVLIVVLVGVKSR; this comes from the exons ATGCATGAAAAGATAGGAAAACAGTTCCAAATCCTAAGTGTCAAAAGCAAGTTTATAATACAG CTTGCTGATGACCGTATGGCACTGGTGTCAGGCATTAGCTTAGACCCAGAAGCAGCAATTGGTGTGACAAAGAGGTCACCTCCGAAATGGGTGGATGGAGTGGATGAA ATACAATACGATGTTGGCCGGATTAAACAGAAGATGAAGGAATTAGCCAGCCTTCACGATAAGCATTTAAACAGACCCACCCTGGATGACAGCAGTGAGGAGGAACACGCCATTGAAATAACCACCCAAGAGATCACacag ctttTCCACAGGTGCCAGCGTGCTGTGCAGGCCCTGCCCAGCCGGGCCCGCAGGGCCTGCTCGGAGCAGGAGGAGCGGCTGCTGCGCAATGTGGTTGCCTCCCTGGCACAGGCCCTGCAGGAGCTGTCCACCAGCTTCCGGCATGCACAGTCGGGCTACCTCAAAC GCATGAAGAATCGAGAGGAAAGATCCCAGCATTTTTTTGATACATCAGTACCACTAATGGATGATGGAGACGATAATACTCTGTATGATCGG GGCTTCACAGACGACCAGCTGGTGCTGGTGGAGCAGAACACGCTGATGGTGGAGGAGCGGGAGCGAGATATACGTCAGATCGTGCAGTCCATCTCTGACCTCAATGAGATCTTTAGGGACTTAGGAGCCATGATTGTAGAACAG GGTACGGTCCTTGATAGAATTGACTATAATGTTGAACAGTCCTGTATCAAAACCGAAGATGGCTTGAAACAGCTTCACAAG GCAGAGCAGTACCAAAAGAAGAATCGGAAGATGTTGGTGATCCTGATACTCTTTGTCGTCACCATCGTCCTCATTGTTGTCCTCGTGGGTGTGAAGTCTCGCTAG